In one window of Eulemur rufifrons isolate Redbay unplaced genomic scaffold, OSU_ERuf_1 scaffold_107, whole genome shotgun sequence DNA:
- the DPEP1 gene encoding dipeptidase 1 has protein sequence MCPSWWLWPLVAVCAADVYREEAERIMQDTPVIDGHNDLPWQLLKKFNNRLQDEAANLTTLADTHTNIPKLRAGLVGGQFWSAYVPCDTQNKDAVRRTLEQMDVIHRMCEMYPETFLCVTSSAGIRQAFQEGRVASLIGVEGGHSIDSSLGVLRALYHLGMRYLTLTHSCNTPWADNWLVDTGSDEAQSQGLSEFGQRVLREMNRLGVMVDLAHVSVATMKAALQLSTAPVIFSHSSAYSLCAHRRNVPDDVLLLVNETGSLVMVNFYNDYVSCSRVANLSQVADHLDYIKKVAGAGAVGFGGDFDGVTRLPTGLEDVSKYPDLIAELLRRNWTEAEVRGALAENLLRVFEAVEQVSNNTQAAAEEEPIALEQLGTSCRTQYGYSDAPTLRRQPGALLASLAPLVFSLRLL, from the exons ATGTGTCCCAGCTGGTGGCTCTGGCCCCTAGTGGCCGTCTGCGCTGCGGACGTGTACAGAGAGGAGGCGGAGAGGATCATGCAGGACACGCCTGTCATTGATGG GCACAACGACCTGCCGTGGCAGCTGCTGAAAAAGTTCAACAACCGGCTGCAGGACGAGGCGGCCAACCTGACCACCCTGGCCGACACGCACACCAACATCCCCAAGCTGCGGGCTGGCTTAGTGGGGGGCCAG TTCTGGTCTGCGTACGTGCCCTGCGACACCCAGAACAAAGACGCCGTGAGGAGGACGCTGGAGCAGATGGACGTCATCCACCGCATGTGCGAGATGTACCCCGAGACCTTCCTGTGTGTCACCAGCAGCGCAG GCATCCGGCAGGCCTTCCAGGAGGGGCGGGTGGCCAGCCTGATCGGCGTGGAGGGCGGCCACTCCATCGACAGCAGCCTGGGCGTGCTGCGCGCGCTCTACCACCTGGGCATGCGGTACCTGACGCTCACCCACAGCTGCAACACGCCCTG GGCCGACAACTGGCTGGTGGACACAGGGAGCGATGAGGCCCAGAGCCAAGGCCTGTCCGAGTTTGGGCAG CGTGTCCTGCGGGAGATGAACCGCCTGGGCGTCATGGTCGACCTGGCCCACGTGTCTGTGGCCACCATGAAGGCCGCTCTGCAGCTGTCCACGGCCCCGGTCATCTTCAGCCACTCCTCGGCCTACAGCCTGTGCGCCCACCGGCGGAACGTGCCGGACGAtgtgctgctgctggtg AACGAGACGGGCAGCCTGGTGATGGTGAACTTCTACAACGACTACGTCTCCTGCTCGAGGGTCGCCAACCTGTCCCAAGTGGCCG ACCACCTGGACTACATCAAGAAGGTGGCCGGAGCCGGAGCCGTGGGCTTTGGTGGGGACTTTGATGGCGTCACAAG GCTCCCTACGGGGCTGGAGGACGTCTCCAAGTACCCGGACCTGATCGCAGAGCTGCTCAGGAGGAACTGGACGGAGGCAGAGGTCAGGGGTGCGCTGGCTGAAAACCTGCTGAGGGTCTTCGAGGCCGTGGAGCAG GTGAGCAACAACACGCAAGCCGCCGCGGAGGAGGAGCCCATAGCACTGGAGCAGCTGGGCACCTCCTGCAGGACGCAGTACGGCTACTCAGACGCCCCCACCCTCCGCCGCCAGCCGGGGGCCCTGCTGGCCTCCCTGGCCCCCCTGGTCTTCAGTCTGCGTCTTCTGTGA
- the CHMP1A gene encoding charged multivesicular body protein 1a, translating to MDDTLFQLKFTAKQLEKLAKKAEKDSKAEQAKVKKALQQKNVECARVYAENAIRKKNEGVNWLRMASRVDAVASKVQTAVTMKGVTKNMAQVTKALDKALSTMDLQKVSAVMDRFEQQVQNLDVHTSVMEDSMSSATTLTTPQEQVDSLIVQIAEENGLEVLDQLSQLPEGASAVGESSVRSQEDQLSRRLAALRN from the exons ATGGACG ATACTCTGTTCCAGCTGAAG TTCACAGCGAAGCAGCTGGAGAAACTGGCCAAGAAGGCAGAGAAGGACTCCAAGGCCGAGCAGGCCAAAGTGAAGAAG GCTCTTCAGCAGAAGAATGTGGAGTGTGCCCGTGTGTACGCTGAGAATGCCATCCGCAAGAAGAATGAAGGCGTGAACTGGCTGCGCATGGCGTCCCGCGTGGACGCGGTGGCCTCCAAGGTGCAGACGGCTGTCACCATGAAAGGG GTGACCAAGAACATGGCGCAGGTGACCAAAGCCCTGGACAAGGCCCTGAGCACCATGGACCTGCAGAAGGTCTCTGCGGTGATGGACAGGTTTGAGCAGCAGGTGCAGAACCTGGACGTGCACACGTCG GTGATGGAAGACTCCATGAGCTCGGCCACCACGCTGACCACGCCCCAGGAGCAGGTGGACAGCCTCATCGTGCAGATCGCGGAGGAGAACGGCCTCGAGGTCCTGGACCAGCTCAGCCAGCTGCCCGAGGGCGCCTCCGCCGTGGGCGAGAGCTCGGTGCGCAGCCAGGAGGACCAGCTGTCTCGGAG GTTGGCTGCCCTGAGGAACTAG